One Fuerstiella marisgermanici DNA window includes the following coding sequences:
- a CDS encoding B12-binding domain-containing radical SAM protein has product MPHVTFVPLTGFRVREPEMRRLGMSLPGLTSRAAALAELPALGMLTLAGLTPKPWSCSYHGVQTYTEKVVQQITDEQPDLVAISALTASVEEAYILSDRVRAAGVQVVMGGLHVSACPEEAETHCDAVIVGRGERVWHQVLQDTLGGQLQRRYTSEGNLPPLWPMPRFELLGHRPPRFTLQTQTGCPFSCDFCGSSRLLGRFFEKPIENIREELAIIAQITPRPMIELADDNTFAGSRNVQPLFNAFSAVNARWFTEADWRIGECADVLRGLAASGCVQVLVGIESLVFRYPGMGKKQAELDRIMNAVTAIQDAGVAVNGCFIAGAEGETPESLDRLTDFLLRSPLAEVQVTLQTPFPGTALHRSLADQGRLLEDRGWSAYSLFDVTYRPDRMSVAELESGFRNVLKRVFSEHATKRRNDIRRRIMRRARSLRSQHSE; this is encoded by the coding sequence ATGCCGCATGTCACATTCGTCCCGCTGACGGGATTTCGAGTTCGCGAACCGGAGATGCGGCGGCTGGGCATGAGTCTCCCCGGCCTGACTTCTCGAGCCGCCGCGCTGGCAGAATTACCAGCTCTTGGCATGCTCACACTGGCAGGCCTGACACCGAAACCGTGGTCGTGCAGTTATCACGGCGTCCAGACGTACACAGAAAAAGTCGTTCAACAGATCACCGACGAGCAGCCGGATCTGGTCGCGATTTCAGCACTGACAGCATCCGTTGAAGAGGCTTACATCCTAAGCGACCGCGTGCGCGCGGCCGGAGTACAGGTCGTTATGGGTGGCCTGCATGTGTCGGCTTGTCCGGAAGAAGCTGAAACTCATTGCGACGCCGTGATCGTTGGACGCGGCGAACGCGTTTGGCATCAGGTGTTGCAGGATACGCTCGGTGGCCAACTGCAACGACGCTACACCTCAGAAGGCAACCTTCCGCCGTTGTGGCCGATGCCGCGATTTGAATTATTGGGACACCGTCCGCCGCGGTTCACGTTGCAGACGCAGACTGGTTGTCCGTTTTCGTGCGACTTCTGTGGATCCAGTCGGTTGCTGGGGCGTTTCTTCGAAAAGCCAATTGAGAACATCCGCGAAGAACTGGCAATCATCGCGCAGATCACGCCTCGGCCAATGATCGAACTGGCTGACGACAACACGTTTGCTGGAAGTCGCAATGTGCAGCCCTTGTTTAACGCTTTTTCCGCCGTCAATGCTCGCTGGTTTACAGAAGCCGACTGGCGCATCGGTGAATGTGCTGATGTGCTGCGAGGACTGGCTGCGTCGGGCTGCGTGCAGGTGCTGGTGGGGATCGAATCGCTGGTCTTTCGCTATCCGGGCATGGGTAAGAAGCAGGCGGAACTGGACCGGATCATGAACGCGGTGACCGCTATTCAAGACGCGGGCGTGGCAGTCAATGGATGTTTTATCGCCGGTGCCGAAGGCGAAACTCCGGAGTCACTCGACAGATTGACTGACTTCCTTCTGCGCAGTCCCTTGGCTGAAGTTCAAGTGACGCTTCAAACACCATTCCCCGGCACGGCGTTGCATCGCAGCCTGGCGGATCAGGGCCGACTGTTGGAAGATCGAGGCTGGTCGGCATACAGTTTGTTCGATGTCACGTATCGTCCCGATCGTATGTCAGTGGCCGAACTGGAGTCCGGATTTCGGAACGTCCTGAAGCGTGTCTTTAGCGAGCATGCCACAAAGCGCCGCAACGACATCCGCCGCAGAATTATGAGACGAGCACGAAGCTTGCGATCACAACACTCGGAGTAA
- a CDS encoding DUF1559 domain-containing protein, producing the protein MQRAIQQPQKTNENSVRRGFTLIELLVVIAIIGILLALLLPAVQSAREAARRMSCQNNLRQIGIAMHVHEDAFGRFPSGGWGFVWTGDPDRGTDRHQPGGWAFSMLPYLEQANLHALGRGATLADKRAEAARVAQTPVPVLNCPSRRSASLYPYTGTLPVLNADAVVDVVKTDYAANAGTIVVGTQGPQTLEEGDSKDYDWGNADQATGIFYPRSEVTVAMVTDGTSNTYLVGEKRITINDYDWGDDQHAYLGHGNDTARYTATEFPPIPDGSNANPRSFGSAHVSGCFFAYCDGSVRFVSYNVDGEVHRRSGHRADGLVTQ; encoded by the coding sequence TTGCAGCGAGCCATTCAACAACCGCAGAAGACTAACGAAAACAGCGTTCGACGAGGTTTCACGTTGATCGAACTGCTGGTGGTGATTGCCATCATTGGAATACTGCTGGCCCTGTTGCTGCCCGCCGTCCAGTCGGCTCGCGAGGCGGCTCGACGAATGTCCTGCCAAAACAATCTGCGTCAAATCGGCATCGCCATGCACGTTCACGAAGATGCGTTCGGGCGATTTCCCAGTGGGGGATGGGGGTTCGTGTGGACGGGTGATCCGGACCGAGGAACGGATCGGCATCAACCGGGAGGCTGGGCGTTCAGTATGCTGCCTTATCTGGAACAAGCCAACCTGCACGCACTGGGGCGAGGTGCAACGCTTGCGGACAAGCGGGCAGAAGCGGCTCGCGTTGCACAAACGCCCGTTCCCGTTCTGAATTGTCCCAGTCGAAGGTCCGCGTCGCTATATCCATATACCGGAACACTTCCGGTTCTGAATGCAGATGCTGTGGTCGACGTTGTCAAGACAGACTACGCAGCGAACGCCGGGACAATCGTCGTCGGTACACAGGGACCGCAGACTCTGGAAGAAGGTGATTCCAAAGACTACGACTGGGGTAACGCGGACCAGGCTACTGGCATTTTTTATCCTCGCAGCGAAGTTACGGTGGCTATGGTTACCGACGGGACATCCAACACGTACCTTGTCGGCGAGAAAAGGATTACGATCAACGACTACGACTGGGGTGACGACCAGCATGCCTATCTGGGCCACGGAAACGATACCGCTCGCTATACCGCAACGGAGTTCCCGCCAATTCCCGACGGCTCAAACGCCAATCCCCGCAGCTTCGGGAGTGCTCACGTCAGCGGTTGTTTCTTCGCATACTGCGATGGTTCGGTCCGATTCGTGTCTTACAACGTTGACGGCGAGGTCCATCGCCGATCCGGGCATCGCGCGGATGGGCTTGTGACGCAATAA
- a CDS encoding VOC family protein — MQISYLEIVTPDVDAVCTTYAKLHGVTFVEGDPALGGARTTSLEGGTTLGVRAPMHAGEKPVVRPYVLVEDIAAAVAAATEAGAVVAVPPMKIEGHGTCAIYFQGGIECARWQN; from the coding sequence ATGCAGATTTCATATCTCGAAATCGTGACGCCGGATGTCGATGCCGTCTGCACGACGTATGCGAAGTTGCACGGCGTCACGTTCGTAGAAGGCGATCCCGCCCTTGGCGGCGCGCGGACGACAAGTCTTGAAGGTGGAACCACGCTTGGGGTTCGGGCCCCGATGCATGCCGGAGAAAAGCCAGTTGTCCGGCCGTACGTCCTTGTCGAAGACATAGCGGCAGCCGTTGCTGCGGCAACAGAGGCTGGTGCAGTGGTCGCCGTTCCCCCCATGAAGATCGAAGGCCACGGGACTTGTGCCATTTACTTTCAGGGCGGCATCGAGTGTGCTCGCTGGCAGAATTAA
- a CDS encoding family 16 glycoside hydrolase → MRTLALSLVCCFVVTTECVSADPDRLDNHVEWGIYRGDKKGNQFAELAQINAANVHRLQPAWEYNTGDAGKRTSMYSNPIIVDGRLYVCTPSLNAACVDAKTGEQIWFFDSSKHNNGRVLQGRNRGVVYWEGEQGKRIFVFVKNRVYAVDALTGELIKDFGDDGHIDLRKNLDMDPGKASVECTCPGVIYKNMLIVASRVPEGYISTPGHIRAYDTVTGEFRWIFHTIPKPGEFGYDTWEFVEGEVYGGANAWGGFTLDEGRGWVFCATGSPSYDFYGGFRKGMNLFGNCVLALNANTGERVWHYQTVHHDLWDMDNPSAPVLVTVDEDGKKRDLVVQFTKMGFTFVLDRETGKPVFDTPEVKVPPSTVPGEEAWPTQPIPVRPPPLNRLALTEADLTRISPEAYKKAKAKFDQYAKGPLYTPPSLEGHILTPGTLGGTEWHGGAYDPFLNTIYVNSHEVPSFYKLREVVTSIGDKPTSPVEHGSMLYQLTCAGCHRPDRRGAMPLIRPLLNVKKTDAEIKETITNGQGLMPAFHVFSDRELDALTAFIRSEPDAKTEATSEKSLEQQLLEEGAQSLAAASLKKGDAARGAAVFHQPQMVCSKCHIAGDKKNSLGTDLTNLPDDATNLHLVESILEPSKVIRRGYEQVSLVLSSGRVRTGFIVEERDDSIVFRDSSTKDATSVIAKSDIDDRKASETSIMLAGQVNQLEDRQEFLDLVRYLIEIRDGGAKRAAELQPDAAATALKIPKTRVRYLNEGYQNFTGPNGEPAITPPWGTLNAIDLVKGEILWRVPLGEYPELVAKGIRNTGSLSFGGAVATAGGLIFVAGTPDEKIRAFEKHSGRLLWEYKLPVGAYATPSTYMIDGQQYLAIAAGGGGKNGTKSGDSVIAFALPDIKDAAPKQQTADASKDGWIDLFNGQNLDGWVHLNGSHDFFVEDGAIVGRAVQDSVESFLCTTREFGDFELEVEIDIDDATRSGIQIRSQVRTTTVGKGWNKTAGRVYGPKVELRQNAGDGTPTTGMFLGEAMEAGWLSSKDTIQKGHDFLKKDGWNQVRIVAEGNRMRSWVNGNLVDDISRDDIYKTHPKGFIGLQLHRDKDQGHSVTKFRKLRIKER, encoded by the coding sequence TTGAGAACCCTTGCCCTGTCGCTTGTCTGCTGCTTTGTAGTGACTACGGAATGCGTGTCAGCAGATCCCGATCGCCTTGACAACCACGTTGAGTGGGGCATTTATCGCGGCGACAAGAAGGGCAATCAGTTTGCTGAGTTGGCACAGATCAATGCGGCAAACGTTCACCGCCTGCAACCAGCGTGGGAATACAACACGGGGGACGCCGGCAAGCGGACGTCGATGTATTCGAACCCGATCATCGTCGACGGACGGCTCTACGTCTGCACGCCTTCGCTCAACGCGGCGTGTGTCGATGCCAAAACCGGTGAACAGATCTGGTTCTTCGATTCCTCAAAACACAACAACGGTCGAGTGCTGCAGGGGCGCAATCGAGGTGTGGTGTACTGGGAAGGCGAGCAGGGCAAACGCATCTTTGTGTTTGTTAAAAATCGCGTCTATGCCGTCGACGCGTTGACCGGGGAGCTTATCAAAGACTTTGGCGATGACGGTCACATTGACCTGCGTAAAAATCTGGATATGGATCCGGGCAAAGCCTCTGTCGAATGCACGTGTCCCGGCGTCATCTACAAAAACATGTTGATCGTCGCCTCGCGCGTACCGGAAGGTTACATTTCCACGCCCGGGCACATTCGCGCCTACGACACCGTGACCGGAGAATTCCGCTGGATTTTCCACACGATCCCAAAGCCAGGCGAATTCGGATACGACACCTGGGAGTTTGTGGAAGGTGAAGTCTACGGTGGCGCCAACGCCTGGGGCGGCTTTACGCTGGACGAAGGACGCGGCTGGGTCTTCTGCGCCACCGGATCACCGTCGTACGACTTCTATGGCGGGTTCCGCAAAGGAATGAACCTGTTCGGCAACTGCGTACTGGCGTTGAATGCAAACACTGGCGAACGCGTCTGGCACTATCAGACCGTGCATCACGACCTTTGGGATATGGACAATCCGTCGGCTCCCGTGTTGGTCACCGTCGACGAAGATGGCAAAAAACGAGATCTGGTTGTGCAGTTCACTAAAATGGGCTTCACGTTTGTCCTGGATCGCGAAACTGGCAAACCCGTGTTTGACACACCGGAAGTGAAAGTGCCGCCTTCGACGGTGCCAGGTGAAGAAGCATGGCCGACTCAGCCCATCCCCGTTCGACCTCCACCACTAAACCGCTTGGCGCTGACTGAAGCGGACCTCACGCGAATTTCGCCCGAGGCTTATAAAAAGGCCAAGGCAAAGTTTGACCAATATGCGAAGGGGCCGCTGTATACGCCGCCGTCTCTGGAAGGACACATTCTGACGCCAGGAACACTCGGCGGCACAGAATGGCATGGCGGAGCCTACGATCCCTTTCTCAACACGATCTACGTGAACTCGCATGAAGTGCCGAGCTTCTATAAGTTGCGAGAAGTGGTCACGTCGATCGGCGACAAGCCCACGTCACCGGTCGAACACGGTTCGATGCTGTATCAACTGACCTGCGCTGGCTGTCACCGTCCGGACCGAAGAGGTGCGATGCCGCTTATTCGACCGTTGCTGAATGTGAAAAAGACGGACGCAGAAATCAAAGAAACGATCACCAACGGCCAAGGGCTGATGCCCGCCTTTCATGTGTTCTCTGACCGCGAACTGGACGCACTGACCGCGTTCATCCGCAGTGAACCGGATGCAAAAACAGAAGCGACCTCCGAAAAATCGCTGGAACAGCAACTTCTTGAAGAAGGTGCACAAAGTCTGGCCGCTGCTTCTTTGAAAAAAGGCGACGCCGCACGAGGAGCAGCCGTCTTTCATCAGCCGCAGATGGTGTGCAGCAAATGCCATATCGCAGGTGATAAGAAGAACTCACTGGGAACGGACCTGACAAACCTTCCTGACGACGCCACCAACCTGCACCTTGTCGAATCCATCCTGGAACCATCAAAGGTAATTCGCCGCGGCTACGAACAGGTTTCGCTTGTGCTAAGCAGCGGGCGAGTCCGTACGGGATTCATTGTTGAAGAGCGTGACGATTCGATTGTGTTCCGCGATTCTTCCACCAAAGACGCCACTTCCGTGATCGCTAAAAGCGACATTGATGACCGCAAGGCAAGCGAAACGTCAATCATGCTGGCCGGTCAGGTCAACCAGTTGGAAGATCGCCAGGAGTTTCTGGACCTTGTTCGCTACCTGATCGAAATCCGTGATGGCGGTGCCAAGCGCGCGGCTGAACTTCAGCCGGACGCCGCAGCAACGGCACTTAAAATTCCCAAAACTCGTGTGCGATATCTGAACGAAGGCTATCAAAACTTCACCGGTCCCAACGGAGAACCCGCGATCACTCCGCCTTGGGGTACGCTTAACGCCATCGACCTGGTGAAGGGAGAAATCCTCTGGCGCGTGCCGCTGGGCGAATACCCAGAACTGGTCGCCAAAGGAATTCGGAACACGGGTTCTCTTAGCTTTGGAGGTGCCGTCGCGACGGCCGGTGGACTGATTTTTGTTGCTGGCACACCGGACGAAAAGATTCGCGCGTTCGAAAAGCATTCCGGTCGATTGCTGTGGGAATACAAACTTCCGGTTGGCGCCTACGCCACGCCCAGTACCTACATGATCGACGGGCAGCAGTATCTGGCAATCGCTGCCGGTGGCGGCGGCAAGAACGGGACCAAGTCCGGCGACTCCGTCATCGCCTTTGCTCTACCCGACATCAAAGATGCCGCGCCTAAACAACAAACCGCCGATGCCTCGAAGGACGGCTGGATTGATTTGTTCAACGGCCAAAATCTGGATGGTTGGGTCCATCTTAATGGCTCACACGACTTCTTCGTGGAAGACGGGGCAATCGTCGGCCGAGCAGTTCAGGACAGCGTGGAGTCCTTCCTGTGTACGACTCGCGAATTCGGCGACTTTGAACTGGAAGTTGAGATCGACATCGACGACGCAACACGGTCCGGAATTCAGATTCGTTCTCAGGTTCGCACTACGACCGTCGGCAAGGGCTGGAACAAGACCGCTGGTCGCGTGTACGGTCCGAAGGTTGAGCTTCGGCAGAACGCGGGCGATGGCACACCCACGACCGGCATGTTTCTGGGCGAAGCGATGGAGGCAGGATGGCTTTCCAGTAAGGATACCATTCAGAAGGGGCACGACTTCCTGAAGAAAGACGGCTGGAACCAGGTTCGCATTGTGGCCGAAGGCAACCGCATGCGATCGTGGGTCAACGGCAACCTTGTCGACGACATCAGCCGAGACGATATCTACAAAACGCATCCGAAGGGCTTTATCGGTCTTCAGCTGCACCGCGACAAGGATCAGGGCCATTCAGTTACGAAGTTCCGCAAGCTGCGGATCAAGGAACGGTAG
- a CDS encoding sulfatase family protein, translating into MLQRLFTALLLFALATNARAAERNVIFIITDDESPTLGCYGDPVAVTPNIDAIAADGTLFRNAFATTASCSASRSVVMSGLHNHRNGQYGHQHAYHKFASWHNVVSLSLPRVMANAGYRTGQCGKYHVAPEEVYRYENYIKGNGRNAVEMANSCEEFIRDSSSDKPFFLYFATSDPHRGGGTDQNSERELKPNLFGNKPNDGSFPGVKEVFYKPENVPIPHFLPDTPETREELAQYYQSCSRIDQGVGRLVEILKKADLYDKTLIVFTSDHGMAFAGGKTTVYEGGLKVPFVVRNPYEKNRGLESEALISHIDITPSLLDFGGGLDPKINGPKNWVNPNDYWKGNKNVAKDNRGGGSFRSYQGKSWIPILGDPDATHWDTIFASHTFHEIQMYYPMRVVRDKQYKLIWNIAHQLPYPFASDLWAASSWQAQFKDSMDAPYGQKSVGEYINRPKFELYDIQADPFEKRNLAVEREFNDVLTAYQEKLKALQKKMGDPWIMKWDYE; encoded by the coding sequence ATGCTGCAACGATTATTCACAGCCCTTTTGCTGTTCGCTCTGGCGACAAACGCCCGCGCTGCTGAACGCAACGTGATCTTTATCATCACGGACGACGAAAGTCCGACGTTAGGCTGCTATGGCGATCCCGTTGCGGTGACGCCTAACATCGATGCGATCGCGGCCGACGGGACATTGTTTCGCAATGCCTTCGCAACCACTGCCAGTTGTAGCGCGAGTCGATCTGTTGTGATGTCTGGTCTGCACAACCATCGCAACGGACAGTACGGACATCAGCATGCGTACCACAAGTTTGCGAGCTGGCACAATGTGGTCAGTCTGTCGTTGCCGCGAGTGATGGCGAACGCCGGTTACCGCACAGGCCAATGCGGTAAGTACCATGTGGCTCCGGAAGAAGTCTATCGCTACGAAAACTACATCAAGGGCAACGGCCGCAACGCGGTGGAGATGGCGAATAGCTGCGAAGAGTTCATCAGGGATTCATCCAGCGACAAGCCATTCTTTTTGTACTTCGCCACCTCTGATCCTCATCGCGGCGGCGGCACAGATCAGAATTCAGAACGAGAACTGAAGCCGAACCTGTTCGGCAACAAACCGAATGACGGCTCATTTCCCGGAGTGAAGGAAGTCTTCTACAAGCCGGAAAACGTTCCGATTCCGCACTTCCTGCCCGACACGCCGGAAACTCGTGAAGAGCTGGCTCAGTACTATCAGTCGTGTTCGCGAATCGATCAGGGCGTTGGCCGTCTGGTCGAAATTCTGAAGAAAGCGGATTTGTACGACAAGACTTTAATTGTGTTTACTTCCGATCACGGAATGGCGTTCGCCGGAGGCAAAACAACCGTCTACGAAGGCGGATTGAAGGTGCCTTTCGTCGTCCGTAATCCGTACGAAAAGAATCGTGGTTTGGAATCGGAAGCACTCATCAGCCACATCGATATCACGCCGTCTTTGCTCGATTTTGGTGGAGGACTGGATCCGAAAATCAATGGACCGAAGAACTGGGTGAATCCGAACGACTACTGGAAGGGCAACAAGAACGTAGCGAAGGACAATCGCGGCGGAGGCAGCTTTCGCAGCTATCAGGGCAAGTCGTGGATTCCGATTCTTGGCGATCCGGACGCGACTCATTGGGACACGATTTTTGCGTCCCACACGTTCCATGAAATTCAAATGTACTACCCCATGCGAGTCGTGCGAGACAAGCAGTACAAGCTGATCTGGAACATCGCTCATCAACTACCGTACCCGTTCGCGTCTGACTTGTGGGCCGCCTCAAGCTGGCAGGCTCAGTTCAAAGACAGCATGGACGCACCGTACGGACAGAAGTCGGTCGGCGAGTACATTAATCGACCGAAGTTCGAACTGTACGACATCCAGGCCGACCCTTTCGAAAAACGCAACCTGGCGGTGGAACGTGAATTCAACGACGTATTGACGGCGTATCAGGAAAAGTTGAAGGCGCTGCAAAAGAAAATGGGCGATCCGTGGATTATGAAATGGGACTACGAATAA
- a CDS encoding sugar phosphate isomerase/epimerase family protein encodes MHIDRRTMLAASTAAGITLLTNGYAKAAASTPQSGRRKFTMDLTGGAIGVRAGQLDAIELATKYGFESVSPDSGYLASLDDAGRKDLAATMKQQNIVWGAAGLPVDFRKDDATFQDGLKKLPALAKGLQQAGVTRVSTWLMPCHDELTYVTNFRQHANRLRECVRILGDHGQRFGMEYVGPKTLWASKRHSFIHSMAETKELIAEIGQDNVGFVLDSWHWYTAHETVDDLLTLKNSDVVACDLNDAPKGLEIDQQIDNQRELPSATGVIDLKTFLGALVTIGYDGPIRAEPFNATLNAMDKDAACKATAAAMKKAFSLVE; translated from the coding sequence ATGCACATTGATCGTCGAACAATGCTGGCCGCCAGCACGGCCGCTGGAATCACTTTGCTAACGAACGGCTATGCCAAAGCCGCAGCGTCGACTCCCCAATCAGGGCGTCGGAAGTTTACGATGGACCTCACCGGCGGCGCCATTGGTGTGCGAGCTGGCCAGTTAGATGCTATTGAGCTCGCGACAAAGTACGGGTTCGAATCCGTCAGCCCGGACAGCGGCTATCTGGCATCGCTGGATGACGCCGGTCGCAAGGACCTGGCCGCCACAATGAAGCAGCAAAACATCGTCTGGGGAGCGGCGGGGTTGCCGGTCGACTTTCGCAAGGACGATGCCACTTTTCAGGACGGCCTCAAGAAACTTCCAGCATTGGCGAAGGGATTGCAACAGGCGGGCGTGACTCGCGTAAGCACGTGGCTGATGCCCTGTCACGACGAATTGACTTACGTGACGAATTTCCGCCAGCACGCTAATCGGCTTCGCGAATGTGTTAGGATTCTCGGCGATCACGGTCAACGCTTCGGTATGGAGTACGTCGGCCCGAAAACACTTTGGGCGTCAAAACGACACAGCTTCATTCATTCGATGGCAGAAACGAAGGAACTGATTGCGGAAATCGGGCAGGACAATGTTGGTTTCGTGCTGGATAGCTGGCACTGGTACACGGCTCACGAAACCGTTGATGACCTGTTGACTTTAAAGAATAGCGACGTCGTTGCCTGTGACCTGAACGACGCACCGAAGGGCCTGGAAATTGATCAGCAGATCGACAACCAGCGTGAACTACCGTCGGCAACGGGCGTGATTGATCTCAAGACATTTCTGGGAGCACTCGTCACCATCGGCTACGACGGCCCTATCCGCGCGGAACCGTTCAACGCCACGCTCAACGCGATGGACAAAGACGCCGCCTGCAAAGCAACCGCTGCCGCGATGAAAAAAGCGTTTTCGCTGGTTGAATAA
- the ltrA gene encoding group II intron reverse transcriptase/maturase has translation MFSRYLPRHSDLLKATLSFAFWRAKLGDPGSKATIALHMMPMKQPVRSQLFLFDVTSNHDETSMHVQAEKARSADDSGKSDGGIVPLKREDQSRELKPGNAGAGKAARPSRDSSDTPTALSGGSPVLDRLDRITQRAETYSEEAFNNLFSLLNYELLWYAFRKLKRGKAPGVDGVTVDQYESNLRDNLHDLLTRLHRGAYRPQPSLRRDIPKGNGKTRPLGIASVEDKIVQRAVVMILERIYEVDFCETSYGFRPGRSCHQALSVHGQTIATRKVSWISDADIRGFFDNVCHERLLELLQKRISDPKLLALIQRFLKSGVMIEGRRRNTDEGVPQGSVLSPLLANVYLHYVLDQWFDRDVQPRMRGESYIVRFADDFICAFELESDARRFQDVLPKRLARYSLELAEEKTKLLRFGRFARRDCQRLGEGAPATFDFLGFTHYCGLSRAGKFKPKRKTASKKYRAKVGDLKHWFRRNLTTPLSEVWAKLNAKLRGHYQYYGINDNWSQLMKFRQAAKQLAFRWLNRRSQRKSKTWPQFDAYIARFPLASPSKLTDLIAIQPK, from the coding sequence ATGTTTTCTCGGTATCTGCCCAGGCATTCGGACCTGCTAAAGGCAACACTGAGTTTCGCGTTTTGGCGAGCGAAGCTCGGAGACCCGGGGTCGAAGGCCACGATCGCGCTACACATGATGCCAATGAAGCAACCAGTGAGATCCCAGCTGTTCTTGTTCGACGTGACGTCCAATCACGACGAAACGAGTATGCACGTACAAGCTGAAAAGGCAAGGAGTGCAGACGACTCTGGGAAGTCGGATGGCGGCATAGTACCGTTGAAGCGCGAAGACCAATCGCGTGAATTGAAGCCCGGTAATGCGGGTGCAGGGAAGGCCGCCAGGCCATCACGCGACTCCAGCGATACACCGACCGCACTCAGTGGCGGATCACCGGTGCTTGATCGACTGGATCGCATCACCCAACGCGCGGAAACGTACTCTGAAGAGGCGTTTAACAACCTCTTTTCGCTGCTCAATTACGAGTTGCTGTGGTATGCGTTTCGCAAGCTCAAGCGAGGCAAGGCACCCGGAGTCGACGGTGTCACGGTGGATCAATACGAGTCGAATCTGCGGGACAACCTGCACGACCTGTTAACCAGATTACACCGTGGTGCGTATCGGCCTCAGCCCAGTCTTCGTCGTGACATTCCGAAAGGGAATGGCAAGACCAGACCGCTGGGTATCGCCAGTGTGGAAGACAAGATCGTACAACGTGCGGTCGTGATGATTCTGGAACGGATCTACGAAGTCGACTTCTGTGAGACTTCCTATGGTTTCCGTCCGGGACGGTCATGCCACCAGGCTTTAAGTGTGCACGGTCAAACCATCGCGACCCGGAAAGTGAGCTGGATTTCGGACGCGGATATCCGTGGCTTCTTCGATAACGTTTGTCATGAACGTTTGCTCGAACTGCTACAAAAGCGGATTTCCGATCCGAAGCTATTGGCCCTGATCCAGCGCTTTCTGAAGTCCGGTGTGATGATCGAAGGTCGTCGCCGTAACACTGACGAAGGTGTTCCGCAAGGCTCGGTTCTTTCACCGTTATTAGCGAACGTGTATTTGCATTACGTCCTGGACCAATGGTTCGACCGGGATGTGCAGCCGCGTATGCGAGGTGAATCGTACATTGTCCGCTTCGCGGACGACTTCATTTGTGCGTTCGAACTGGAGTCTGACGCGAGACGCTTTCAGGATGTGCTACCGAAGCGACTGGCCCGATACTCGCTGGAGCTGGCCGAAGAGAAGACTAAACTGCTGCGGTTCGGCCGCTTTGCGAGACGCGATTGCCAGCGTCTTGGCGAAGGGGCTCCCGCGACGTTCGACTTCCTCGGCTTCACTCATTACTGCGGCCTGAGTCGTGCGGGAAAGTTCAAGCCGAAACGGAAGACAGCCAGTAAGAAATACCGAGCTAAGGTAGGCGATCTGAAGCATTGGTTCCGACGGAATCTGACGACACCTTTGTCCGAAGTCTGGGCGAAGTTGAATGCGAAGCTGCGTGGCCATTATCAGTACTATGGAATCAATGACAATTGGTCCCAACTGATGAAATTCCGCCAGGCAGCAAAGCAGCTGGCCTTCCGCTGGCTCAATCGTCGTTCGCAGAGGAAGTCAAAGACCTGGCCTCAGTTCGATGCGTACATAGCTCGCTTTCCCCTGGCATCTCCTTCGAAGCTGACTGACCTGATTGCGATACAGCCAAAGTGA
- a CDS encoding REP-associated tyrosine transposase, whose product MVKRRVYDTHKHIHFVTFSCYKRRKHSQHDQAKRIVIGTMGSRLAVQKGLCPGFVIMHDHVHALVWFPEPRQVSPFMNKWKELTSKTLKSVLRERFPNYWSQIDSSEPIWQSRYYGFNIWSRAKVEEKLDDMHLNPVRAGLVQRANHWPWSSAR is encoded by the coding sequence ATGGTTAAACGGCGCGTTTACGATACGCACAAACACATTCATTTCGTGACGTTCTCCTGTTACAAGCGGCGGAAACACTCGCAGCATGATCAGGCGAAGAGGATTGTCATTGGAACCATGGGCAGCCGACTGGCCGTGCAGAAAGGTCTGTGCCCTGGATTCGTCATCATGCACGATCACGTCCACGCTCTCGTGTGGTTTCCCGAGCCTCGTCAAGTCAGTCCGTTCATGAATAAGTGGAAGGAACTGACGTCCAAAACATTGAAGTCCGTGCTGCGTGAGCGTTTCCCCAATTATTGGTCGCAGATCGATTCGTCCGAGCCGATCTGGCAGTCACGTTACTACGGCTTCAACATTTGGTCACGCGCGAAGGTGGAGGAGAAACTGGATGACATGCACCTGAATCCCGTCCGGGCGGGTTTGGTGCAACGAGCCAACCACTGGCCATGGAGCTCAGCCCGCTGA